One stretch of Equus przewalskii isolate Varuska chromosome 9, EquPr2, whole genome shotgun sequence DNA includes these proteins:
- the DACT3 gene encoding dapper homolog 3 yields the protein MIRAFSFPVSPERGRLRGWLEGSLAGLCELHWLRERQEYRVQQALRLAQPGMGGAEAEDEEDADEDEDAAAARRAAAALEEQLEALPGLIWDLGQQLGDLSLESGGLEQDSGRSSGFYEDPGSTGAPDSPPSTFCGDSGFSGSGSYGRLGPSEPRGIYASERPKSLGDASPSAPEAVGSRAAVPRSFSAPYPTAAGSVGPEACSSAERRARAGPFLTPSPLHAVALRSPRPCARPPADLPDAAAGAGRPLDGYISALLRRRRRRGAGQPRTSPGGADGGPRRQNSVRQRPPDASPPPGGARPAPEPPVERAGGRAASPAALGRAWASPWESETVPESAAPPPAPSPPDSPAEGRLVKAQYIPGAQAATRGLPGRAARRKAPPLTRGRSVEQSPPRERPRAAGRRGRMTEASGRRGSPRARKAARSQSETSLLGRAAAVPPGPPKYPTAEREEPRPPRPRRGPAPTLAAQAAGACRRWRSTAEIDAAEGRRGRPRAPAARGPVPGPSPSAPQRRLLYGCAGSDSECSAGRLGPLGRRGPPGGGVGGGYGESESSASEGESPAFSSASSDSDGSGGLVWPQQLVAATAASGPGAGAGGGAPAGPAKVFVKIKASHALKKKILRFRSGSLKVMTTV from the exons ATGATCCGGGCCTTCTCGTTCCCGGTGAGCCCCGAGCGGGGCCggctgcggggctggctggagggCAGCCTGGCCGGGCTCTGCGAGTTGCACTGGCTCCGGGAGAGGCAGGAGTACCGCGTGCAGCAGGCGCTGCGGCTGGCCCAGCCCGGAATGGGGGGCGCCGAGGCCGAGGACGAGGAGGACGCCGACGAGGACGAGGATGCGGCAGCGGCGCGCCGGGCCGCAGCGGCCCTGGAGGAGCAGCTG GAGGCCTTGCCGGGGCTCATCTGGGACCTGGGACAGCAGCTGGGAGACCTGAGCCTGGAGTCTGGGGGCCTGGAGCAGGACAGCGGGCGCAGCTCCG GCTTCTATGAAGACCCCGGCTCCACAGGAGCTCCCGACTCACCTCCCTCGACCTTCTGTGGGGACAGTGGCTTCTCCGGCTCGGGCTCCTATGGACGCCTGGGTCCCTCTGAACCCCGGGGCATCTATGCCAGTGAGAGGCCCAAGTCTCTAG gagacGCCAGTCCCAGCGCTCCCGAGGCGGTGGGCTCCCGGGCAGCCGTGCCGCGGTCCTTCTCGGCGCCCTACCCGACGGCAGCGGGCTCCGTGGGCCCGGAGGCCTGCTCGTCGGCCGAGCGGCGGGCGCGCGCGGGGCCCTTCCTGACGCCCAGCCCCCTGCACGCCGTGGCGCTGCGCAGCCCGCGGCCCTGCGCCCGTCCTCCCGCGGACTTGCCCGACGCCGCCGCGGGCGCGGGGCGGCCCCTGGACGGCTACATCTCGGCGCTCCTGCGCAGGCGCCGCCGCCGGGGGGCGGGCCAGCCCCGGACGAGTCCCGGGGGCGCGGACGGGGGCCCGCGGCGCCAGAACAGCGTGCGCCAGCGGCCGCCCGACGCGTCCCCGCCCCCCGGAGGCGCGCGGCCCGCGCCCGAGCCCCCGGTGGAGCGCGCGGGGGGCCGTGCCGCCAGCCCGGCCGCCTTGGGCCGCGCGTGGGCCTCGCCGTGGGAGTCGGAGACGGTGCCCGAGTCGGCCGCGCCGCCCCCCGCACCCTCGCCCCCCGACAGCCCCGCCGAGGGCCGCCTGGTGAAGGCGCAGTACATCCCGGGCGCGCAGGCCGCCACCCGCGGCCTCCCCGGGCGTGCGGCGCGGCGCAAGGCGCCACCGCTGACCCGGGGCCGCAGCGTGGAGCAGTCCCCACCCCGGGAGCGTCCCCGGGCCGCGGGCCGCCGAGGACGCATGACCGAGGCCTCGGGCCGCCGGGGCTCTCCAAGGGCGCGCAAGGCCGCGCGCTCCCAGTCCGAGACCAGCCTGCTGGGCCGCGCCGCCGCCGTTCCTCCGGGGCCCCCCAAGTACCCCACGGCCGAGCGGGAGGAGCCGCGGCCGCCGAGGCCCCGCCGAGGCCCAGCGCCCACCCTCGCGGCCCAGGCGGCCGGGGCCTGCCGCCGCTGGCGCTCCACGGCCGAGATCGACGCAGCCGAGGGGCGCCGCGGCCGTCCCCGCGCCCCCGCGGCCCGCGGCCCCGTGCCTGGCCCGTCCCCGTCGGCACCGCAGCGCCGCCTGCTCTACGGCTGCGCGGGCAGCGACTCGGAGTGCTCGGCCGGGCGCCTGGGGCCCCTCGGACGCCGGGGGCCTCCAGGGGGAGGCGTCGGCGGGGGCTACGGGGAGAGCGAGTCGAGCGCCAGCGAGGGCGAGTCGCCCGCCTTCAGCTCCGCCTCTAGCGACTCAGACGGCAGCGGTGGCCTCGTGTGGCCGCAGCAGCTGGTGGCAGCCACCGCAGCCTCCGGGCCGGGGGCGGGTGCAGGTGGAGGCGCGCCCGCGGGCCCCGCCAAAGTCTTCGTGAAGATCAAGGCCTCCCACGCGCTCAAGAAAAAGATACTGCGTTTCCGTTCGGGTTCTCTCAAGGTCATGACTACAGTGTGA